GGAAGAGGTAGATGAAGAGGGAGGGAAGAACGGGAGGAGTCAGGAgagagaatatattttatttttttttaaaattaactcaacaactaaaatggtaatttaagGACCAAATATACGGATTAAAAGGATTAATTCTCCAAAAGATTGACctaatattgaaaaagaatttatatttgGTTAGAACAGTTTCAGGTGGGAGATGCGTGGAGGAGGCGATGATCGGCACCAGAACGCAGATGCTGAATGTAAGCAATTAGCAAATTCTATATTAATGGAGAACGACAGCCATTGTTGTCCTCGCACGCCCCGTTGCTTCCTTAATCATCGTAATAAATTTATGCGATTTGGACCGACATGGGGTTCGACTTTGGTTGGGCACTCTCAGACACCAACACCACGTCGTAAGTGATAGTGGATATCGAATTAAACAAGAATCCAATTTCTATCCGATTCTGGCTGACAAGTTCTATCGTTTATGGTTCAATTCCAGGGGATTTGGGGATTAATCTTCTGCGCCGAGAAAGCGACTCATTCTTACGGTCGTAGTCAGAACCATGGAAGATGGACTGAAATTGACCAAATGGGGTTACGAAGTTAGAACATCATCCGACGCTTGCATCTCCGCCATTAATGCATTCTATGACCAGGTTCTTCTTCTCCCTGGATCTTCCGCCATTGGCGTTCTTCAATTTTCGATTATCTGAAATGGGGTGttgggtttttttcttttataattgatGTAATGTAATTGACTCAAGGTGCTTAGTTACGGGAGGAGGAGGTCTGTGATTCTGGAGGCGCCTGTTCATGATAAACACTGTGTGCTTGCGAATGTTTTCGCTGCTTATTTCCTTTCATCCTCCGATCCTTCGCGagttcatcatcatctccaaGCAGCCAAGGCCGGTCTGGTtagttttcacttttttctttttggtatgAACATGTTCATTTCGTATCTTTGTGGTCATTGGAGATTTCTGTTGACAAATTGCTTGAATTGTCGCTATTTTGATAAGGATCGTGCAACCCCATACGAGAAAGCCGTTTATGACGCTATCAGTTGTTTGATGTCCAACGACAGAGACGATAATGTTGCTGTTGAATTGCTCACTCAGGTACTTGAACACTGATCTCTTTTAAGCTCTTCTCTTTTCACCATTCATCAACATTTCCACTAATTTGATCTAAGAAACTTTCAACATCAAGAAGATCCTAGagaaaatttacaattttatagAACATAATGGGATTTGAGTTGCCTTGAAGTCAGAATCCAGGATGAAGAATCTTTCAATTGCTAACTTGCTGTTATGGGATATCTTCCAGAGGCACAGTCTTATTTCTtgatattttcttctatttgatTCTGCAGCTGCTTAAAAGTTTTCCAAAGGATCTGCTGTCTTTGAAAAAGGCTCAAGTGCTATGCTTTTACATGGGAAATCCCGATCTGTCTTTGGCTTTGGTTCAACAGGTGCCATTTCTACCTAAGAAAGTATTTTTCCTACTCATCAGTTTATAGGTGgtattaataaagaaattattggAAACCTGCTTTTATTGAGATAAAAATGAAGAGCATAATAGGACATTAAAGGCTGCCTAGCCCAACAAAAGGAAACGCCGAGACCCGATCACTTTACAAGTGGCGAATGCATGAATTTGACTGTTAAGTGTATCGATAGATcttccaaatattcacttattgGATACTATGAAgaatacataaaattttaagcttTGAAGGATTAATTTTACAGGTTTTACCCCAAAATCAAGAAGAAGGATTCATTTATGGCATGCTAGCTTTTCCTTTGTTGGAGCTTGGTTGCATGGAAGAAGCTGAGAAGGCTGCAAGAAGGGGACTTGATATCAACAAGAAAGATGGTTGGGCACAGCATGCGGTGAGTGTCATTTGAAAGCCACTCTATCTCGTGTATTTGATGAAAGAACTGTAAGAAAACATTCGTTAACAATGATTCAATTTACATCCTGGTTATTGTTGTAACATTTGAATCTTTGCAGTTATGCCATGTTCTTCAATATAGGTGTCGGTTTAAAGAAGCGGTTGAGTTTATGGAAGCTTGCTCGCCTACGTGGAGTGACTGTTTGTCGTTCCTGTATGTACATTAAACTTTGCGAATCagagtttttatttgaatGGATTTGTCTGTTTGATATATTGTATGTTTggaaaatatcaattttcagGGTGACACATAATTGGTGGCATGTGGCTCTCTGTTACCTGGAAGCCAATTCTCCATTGAGTAAAATCCTTGAAATATATGACGACTATATATGGAAAGAGTTGGAAAAACCTGATGCTATGGGACCAGATGTACTTTTCGTTTCAATATAACTGTCTATGGAGCcaattattctttaatttcaggtcttaaattttgtcatttcaGGTATACTTGAATGCCCTTGGTTTGATGCTGCGGTTGTTTGTTCGTGGTGAATTTGGTCCATGTGAGGGTCGTCTGAAGATCTTGGCCAATGTTTTAACCGATAAGGTGAGTTGCGatccttcccttcccttcaaccaaccaaccaactaAATCCTAATAATAATGATGGAGGGTGAAAAAGACGAGGTGGGATATGATAACCCGGTTGAAGCGTAATGATCATACGTCATAGGTCCCATTCTTCTACCCTTTTCCGGGAGTTGATGACTATTCATAGCTGACACCACAAGGGAGTTCTCTGTATATTGGTCTAAAAACGATCTGCCTTATCCGACCCTCTTTTCCCCTACCAAAGTACATACGTTTTACGATCTTGGTTTTCTATGCTATACTTGTATGAAACCTGTTTACAGGATTTATGCATGATAATGTTGACAAGCCTATTCTTTCCTCTATACCTATTAAAACGCCTGTCTATGTTGTGAAGTTTAGAGAAAGCACAGTTGATGGCGGAAGCGCAAGGCTTGAATTCAATCAGCTAGCTGAttcattctcattcttttcttgaatAATCTAGAGTTAACCGCTATTTTCAGGCTAACTGGCATCTAGAGTGGCACTTTGACTTGTTGACAACATGGGCTTTGGCTAAAAGTGGAGAGATTTTTCCAGCAGAAGAGTTACTTGGGAGCTTGGAGTCCCGGTTCATACAATCTTCTCTCATTacactcttatttatttacatgtGTGTGTTTGTGGCTCTTTGTTTACTGTTATTGGTCTTTTTGTGTAGAATGTTGAAAATGACGccgaagaaacaagaaaagatgCAAAGAGGAATGCtggtttgtttcctttttctagTCTCGTGTACCCTTTAAGTGGTCTATTCACAACACAGGTTGGGCTCTTTATTTGTAACCTATGATTTTGACACCTTACCTAAGcctatcgctagcagatattctcttctttgggctttccggTCTTCCcctcaatttttaaaacacatatgctagagagaggttttcagtCTTATAAAgtatgtttcattctccttcacaaccgacatgagatctcacagttttGGTTAGAGGTTGACTTCAGTTTTGTTTCAAACAGCCTGTGGACATgttcattttgaatttttcaactGTTTTATGCTGACACAAATCTGTTGAATACATCTTGTCAACTGCTGAATTTTTCAACTGTTTTATGCTGACACAAATCTGTTGAATACATCTTGTCAACTGCTTTAGGGAACAGGAACCTTAAAAGGCAagtttacttttccttttcaatttcatgACCTTGTTTGTGTATTTCCAGCTTGCAGAAGCTCTCTACAAGTACGGGAGAGGAGATTACAAAGGCGCATTAGACTTGCTTGGTTTGGATTTTGATGCAAATGATTGCAAGGTATCAATATCAACGCTGATATATATTTCATCATCTCTATCAACTTGGTTTGACTTATGACCAACCTATATTCTTCTAATTATGTTCTAGATGATTGGTGCATCAAACGAACAACTCGATGTATTTAATGAAGTATGGTACGACATTTTGATGAACACAGGACATGCTGCAAAGGGTAAGAAGAAAGTTCCACTTTTTCTATTCCTTCACGTATTACGACTTTCTTCAAAGCATGACTTTCACAGTTACATAATATAGCGATCGAAGTAATCGAGAAACAGAtcaagaaaagggaagaagcccCATATCTGTGGCGCCTTCTGGTATAAAAGCTACTCTCACGTTTCGCTATTATCGATCACAGTCGAGTTTTCCAATGAAAATATGGTTCGTTTCGACTCCTGCAGGAGAGAGGGCACAGCAAACTTGGAAGGCCAGAGGAAGCTGCCATTGCCGGAGACAAAGCCAGGAGTTTGGAGAAGGCTCATTTCAAGTAATTACCATGAAGTGTTCATGATGTGTTCTATCAAAGTGTGTTTTTTGGACAAATTTTAACCCACGGATAGATTACTGCCTGTGTAATCTTGAAGTTGACCGCTGCTGCCATGTAAAATATGAGTTGAATAAGACCGAACGACAAGGAAAAGGGATGTGATTCGGACATGTAATTTATCTCTTGAAGAGTGGAATTATGAAATTAGTGgctttcttatttctttacATCTCCGTAGGATTTGACATTTTACAGTCATCTCTCAGCTGTCAGCTGATTCAGATGAGCTGAGTAGATGTAGTAGCCACGTGGATTTTTGACATTTTACAGGCAAGCATCCAGAAAATGTCCCGTCGCTGTTCTTTAGATCCGTCAAATCCCCACATGCGCAAGTGGGCTCTCAACTAATCAACGTATATCCACGTCATCACCCACGTTTGAAATCGACGACCGGTCCCCTCCACGTGTGCGGTTCCGAATTCGCCGGAGCTCTTCAACAATCTCCTTGGCGTCGGGTCGGTCGTCCT
This genomic window from Cucurbita pepo subsp. pepo cultivar mu-cu-16 chromosome LG01, ASM280686v2, whole genome shotgun sequence contains:
- the LOC111798746 gene encoding tetratricopeptide repeat protein 38-like isoform X1, with product MEDGLKLTKWGYEVRTSSDACISAINAFYDQVLSYGRRRSVILEAPVHDKHCVLANVFAAYFLSSSDPSRVHHHLQAAKAGLDRATPYEKAVYDAISCLMSNDRDDNVAVELLTQLLKSFPKDLLSLKKAQVLCFYMGNPDLSLALVQQVLPQNQEEGFIYGMLAFPLLELGCMEEAEKAARRGLDINKKDGWAQHALCHVLQYRCRFKEAVEFMEACSPTWSDCLSFLVTHNWWHVALCYLEANSPLSKILEIYDDYIWKELEKPDAMGPDVYLNALGLMLRLFVRGEFGPCEGRLKILANVLTDKANWHLEWHFDLLTTWALAKSGEIFPAEELLGSLESRMLKMTPKKQEKMQRGMLLAEALYKYGRGDYKGALDLLGLDFDANDCKMIGASNEQLDVFNEVWYDILMNTGHAAKAIEVIEKQIKKREEAPYLWRLLERGHSKLGRPEEAAIAGDKARSLEKAHFK
- the LOC111798746 gene encoding tetratricopeptide repeat protein 38-like isoform X2, which encodes MHSMTSYGRRRSVILEAPVHDKHCVLANVFAAYFLSSSDPSRVHHHLQAAKAGLDRATPYEKAVYDAISCLMSNDRDDNVAVELLTQLLKSFPKDLLSLKKAQVLCFYMGNPDLSLALVQQVLPQNQEEGFIYGMLAFPLLELGCMEEAEKAARRGLDINKKDGWAQHALCHVLQYRCRFKEAVEFMEACSPTWSDCLSFLVTHNWWHVALCYLEANSPLSKILEIYDDYIWKELEKPDAMGPDVYLNALGLMLRLFVRGEFGPCEGRLKILANVLTDKANWHLEWHFDLLTTWALAKSGEIFPAEELLGSLESRMLKMTPKKQEKMQRGMLLAEALYKYGRGDYKGALDLLGLDFDANDCKMIGASNEQLDVFNEVWYDILMNTGHAAKAIEVIEKQIKKREEAPYLWRLLERGHSKLGRPEEAAIAGDKARSLEKAHFK